One region of Cottoperca gobio chromosome 19, fCotGob3.1, whole genome shotgun sequence genomic DNA includes:
- the adoa gene encoding 2-aminoethanethiol (cysteamine) dioxygenase a: MPRDNKTPLIQKIGKQACIAFKGLKSSANGDNKLVADQQSELISLVTAVRAADLKIAPRKTKPSSVAAELQSPPVTYMHICETEAFSMGVFLLRTGASIPLHDHPGMNGMLKVLYGKVSVRCFDKLEHNLTVSSVPPHCEPPLTMYQTTSLRRSVLRSVTEYSENSGPCLLTPLRDNLHQIDTVEGPAAFLDILAPPYNPDDGRDCHYYKILQTLSEGETDRKSNEEQQGEEKEKEEETWLLEIPQPEDFWCGGEPYPGPAVSF; this comes from the exons ATGCCGCGGGACAACAAAACTCCTCTTATCCAGAAAATAGGAAAGCAAGCATGCATCGCCTTTAAAGGCTTGAAGTCTTCGGCCAACGGGGATAATAAACTTGTTGCAGACCAACAGAGTGAACTAATCTCGTTAGTGACCGCGGTCAGGGCTGCTGACCTGAAAATTGCTCCCCGGAAAACCAAACCGAGCTCCGTGGCAGCGGAGCTCCAGAGCCCCCCTGTCACCTACATGCACATCTGCGAGACGGAGGCGTTCAGCATGGGGGTGTTCCTGCTGAGGACCGGAGCCTCCATACCGCTGCACGACCACCCGGGCATGAACGGGATGCTGAAG GTTCTCTATGGGAAGGTGAGCGTCCGCTGTTTTGACAAGCTGGAGCATAACCTGACTGTCAGCAGCGTCCCGCCTCATTGTGAGCCTCCGTTGACTATGTACCAGACGACCTCCCTGCGGCGCTCCGTGTTGCGCTCAGTCACAGAGTACTCGGAGAACAGTGGGCCGTGCCTCCTAACTCCTCTACGGGATAACCTCCACCAGATCGACACAGTGGAGGGGCCGGCTGCTTTCCTGGATATCCTGGCACCTCCATACAATCCAGATGACGGGCGGGACTGTCACTATTACAAAATCCTGCAAACATTGTCAGAGGGGGAAACAGATAGAAAGAGCAACGAGgagcagcagggagaggagaaggagaaagaagaggagacatGGCTTCTTGAGATCCCTCAGCCAGAGGACTTCTGGTGTGGTGGGGAACCCTACCCAGGCCCTGCAGTCTCTTTCTGA
- the egr2b gene encoding early growth response protein 2b yields the protein MTAKTLEKVPVNLGGFVHPAAESVYSVDDMGSSLQTSVAIFPNSDLGGHYDQINVADSLMSADMTIDKRSLDLSSYSSGFSQPAPHRNQTFTYMGKFSIDSQYPGNWNPEGVINIVSGIFNVAQPPPPPPSSSASSSPASSGSPNHFSSGNLSCTMAAQNQAEIDNHHHHHHHLYSPPPPYSSSGCGEMYQDPSAFLSTSTCPLAPYPPPSYSSPKQPGSVDASGLFPIIPDYSGFFQPACQRDMHTAGIQDRKPFGPCPLDTFRVPPPLTPLNTIRNYTLGGPGVGGSEGGPPRLASAYSPQNLPLRPILRPRKYPNRPSKTPIHERPYPCPAEGCDRRFSRSDELTRHIRIHTGHKPFQCRICMRNFSRSDHLTTHIRTHTGEKPFACEFCGRKFARSDERKRHTKIHLRQKERKSSTVSSSSSSSSSSGVERPPGAISATSGICS from the exons ATGACAGCTAAAACTTTGGAGAAAGTGCCGGTGAATCTCGGGGGGTTCGTGCATCCCGCAGCCGAGAGCGTGTACTCAGTGGATGACATGGGCTCCAGCTTGCAAACCTCCGTGGCTATCTTCCCTAACAGCGATTTGGGGGGTCATTACGACCAGATTAATGTGGCAG ATAGCTTGATGAGTGCAGACATGACCATAGATAAGCGCTCGCTGGACCTCTCCTCCTACTCCAGCGGTTTCTCTCAGCCCGCACCCCACCGCAACCAGACCTTCACCTACATGGGAAAGTTCTCCATCGACTCCCAGTATCCAGGTAACTGGAACCCCGAGGGAGTGATCAATATTGTCTCGGGCATCTTCAACGTGGCCCAAccgccacctcctcctccctcctcttcagcGTCCTCCTCCCCGGCTTCCTCGGGATCTCCCAATCACTTCTCCAGCGGAAATTTGAGTTGCACTATGGCGGCTCAGAACCAAGCAGAGATAGataaccaccaccaccaccaccaccacctatACTCCCCTCCGCCTCCATACTCTTCTTCTGGCTGCGGGGAGATGTACCAGGACCCCTCTGCGTTTTTATCCACCTCCACCTGCCCCCTCGCCCCTTACCCGCCGCCCTCCTACTCTTCGCCCAAGCAGCCCGGCAGCGTAGATGCGTCGGGGCTATTCCCCATCATCCCCGACTACTCAGGCTTCTTCCAGCCTGCCTGCCAGCGTGACATGCACACGGCAGGTATCCAAGATCGGAAACCGTTCGGTCCTTGTCCGCTGGATACATTCCGTGTCCCTCCACCCCTGACCCCGCTGAATACTATCAGGAACTATACCCTCGGGGGTCCGGGTGTTGGTGGCTCCGAGGGGGGGCCGCCGAGGTTAGCCTCTGCCTACAGTCCTCAGAACCTGCCCCTGAGGCCGATCCTGCGTCCCAGAAAGTACCCGAACAGACCAAGCAAGACTCCGATCCACGAGCGGCCATACCCCTGTCCGGCCGAGGGCTGCGATCGGCGGTTCTCCCGCTCCGACGAACTGACCAGACACATCCGCATCCACACTGGGCACAAGCCATTCCAGTGCCGCATCTGTATGCGAAACTTCAGCCGCAGCGACCACCTCACCACGCACATCCGCACGCACACGGGAGAAAAGCCGTTCGCGTGCGAGTTCTGCGGCCGCAAATTTGCCAGGAGCGACGAGAGGAAGAGACACACTAAAATCCACCTGAGGCAGAAGGAGAGGAAGTCCTCCACTGtgtcctcatcttcctcttcttccagcAGCTCTGGGGTGGAGCGGCCGCCAGGCGCCATCAGCGCAACTAGCGGGATTTGTTCATAG